The genome window GAATGTCCCACCCCCGGCGTCAAGCTCGTCCTTGTCACCTTTCGGCCGCGGCCGTGGTCTAATCGCGGTTGATGGCTCACGCTCAGACCGCGTGGCGCGCGGCTGGCCTCTTCGTCACGGCCACGGTCCTCGCGTGCGGCGGCAACGCCGGCTCCCCGTCGGCTCCGTCCAACCCGGGCGCGCGCACGGTGACGATCACCGCGTCGGGCGTCAGCCCGACGTCGCTGACCGTCCCGGCTGGCTCCCGCGTGACGTTTGTCAACAACGACACGCGGCGGCACGACATGACGTCCGACCCTCACCCGGAACACACCGACTGCCCCGAGATCAATACCGCCGGAGCGTTGCTGCCGGGCCAGTCGCGCGAAACCGGCAACCTCGTGACCGTGCGCACCTGCGGGTACCACGATCACGAGCAGCCCACGAATGCGACGCTGAGGGGGAGGGTCTTGGTGCAGTAGCCAGGGTCAGGGTTCAGGGTTCAGGCCTCAGAGGAACGCGGGGGCAGCGGCGCGGAAGTCGCCGTTCAGGATCCGCACCGAGCTGGCGCCGAGCCACGAGTCGATCACCTTCGCGTACACGGAACGGAAGTCGGTCTCGTAGTGGACGTCGGCGCCGTTGTTTTCGAGCGTGGGATTGTCGGGCGTCGCGCCGAGGTTCGGCGCGGTGCCGTAGATCCCGCCGCGCACGCCGCCGCCAATCGCCATCATCACGCCCGCCGCGCCGTGATCGGTGCCCTGGCTGCCGTTTTCGGTGATCCGGCGGCCGAACTCCGAGAACTGGATGAGGAGCGTGTCCTGCAGCAGCCCCTGGTTGGCCAGGTCGTTGTAGAAGGCGGTCACCCCGTCGTTGAGCGTTCCCATCAGCGTCGCGTACGTGCCGGCGAGCGTGTTCTGTCCCGCATGCGTGTCGAAGCCGCCGGTCTGCACCCAGAACACCCGGGTGCCGATGCCGCGCGCCATCGCGCCCGCGATGGCGCTGAGCGCCTGGCCGAAGCCGTTGTTCGGGTACGCGACGGTGGCGCGATACTGCGCGACCGACGCGACGCGGTCCAGCGTGGCCAGCGCGGCCTGCGCGCTCGCGTTCACGAACGCGAGGTGCGGCTGGTCGATCGGCACGTGGGACGCGATGGCCGCCGCCGCCAGCCGCTCGTACGAGGCTTCCGCCCCTTTGTTCGGGCTCGCAAACGCGTAGTTCTGCACGCTGGCGATCGCGGGCACGCCGACCGTGCGTGCCAGCAGCGTGCGCGGCGTCTCGCGGGCGGTGTTCCACGCGACGAGCGGGTCCACCGGCGGCGGCAGCAGATCCAGATAGCGCCCGAGCCACCCGGTCCCCTGCGGCGAGCGCGGGTCGGCGCTGGACCAGATGTCCGTCCCCTGAAAATGCGAGCGGCTCGAGTTCTCGTAGCCGGTGCGCTGGATGATGGCCAGCCGTCCCGCGTCGAAGATCTGCCGCAGCCCCGCGAGCCGCGGGTGCAGCCCCAGCGCGACGCCGCTGCGATCGCTGCCGATCTGCAGCACCTCGCCGGCCGGGACGGCCAGCGCCGGCCGGCGGCTGTAGTACGACGCATCGTTGTAGGGAACGACGGTGCTGAGCGCGTCGTTGCCGCCGCTCAGATAGAGGATGACGAGGTTGCGGCGCGACGCGCCCTGCGCGCGCGCGAGGTCCGCCAGGAACGCGGGCGCGGCAAACCCCATCGTGAACGCCGCCACGCCCCCCCGCACGAACTCACGCCTGGTGATCGGCATCGACGCTCCCAGCCCCGAGGCTAGACCAGTTGATACTCACCCGACCCGACGAGCAGGTGCACGAGCCCCGGCACCTTGGCCAGCAGCTGCGCGTCGCTGCCCGACCAGGCGCCGCCCGCGCGCAGGTAATCGAGCAGCGAGCGGGACACGCCGGCATCGAGCGGCGCCGGCGTCAGGCGATCGAGAAACGCCGAGAGCAGCGACTCGGGCGTGCGGCCGTCCGCCCGCGCCCCGTCTCGAAGATTGAACTTCTGGTTGGTCGCGAGCTGCGCGGCGAAGTTCATCCGCGCCAGCATCGCGCCGGTGGAGAACCACCCGCGCCCCAGCTCCCAGCCGTTCACGTCCGGCGGCTCGAAGAGCTGCTGTCCCATGTTCGAGAGCGGCGTCAGCGCCTCGCTCGCCGAGAACCCGGTCCACCCGACTTCCTTCAGCGCGCGCACCACGAACTCCACGGGCCACGAGTAGCGCGCGTGGTGGTTCTCCGGCTGGCGAAACCGGCGCGAGGTGAACAGGCGGCGCAGCATCGGCTTCATCTCGAAGCCGCTCGCGTA of Acidobacteriota bacterium contains these proteins:
- a CDS encoding DUF1501 domain-containing protein, whose protein sequence is MPITRREFVRGGVAAFTMGFAAPAFLADLARAQGASRRNLVILYLSGGNDALSTVVPYNDASYYSRRPALAVPAGEVLQIGSDRSGVALGLHPRLAGLRQIFDAGRLAIIQRTGYENSSRSHFQGTDIWSSADPRSPQGTGWLGRYLDLLPPPVDPLVAWNTARETPRTLLARTVGVPAIASVQNYAFASPNKGAEASYERLAAAAIASHVPIDQPHLAFVNASAQAALATLDRVASVAQYRATVAYPNNGFGQALSAIAGAMARGIGTRVFWVQTGGFDTHAGQNTLAGTYATLMGTLNDGVTAFYNDLANQGLLQDTLLIQFSEFGRRITENGSQGTDHGAAGVMMAIGGGVRGGIYGTAPNLGATPDNPTLENNGADVHYETDFRSVYAKVIDSWLGASSVRILNGDFRAAAPAFL